GCGGACGACTTCTCCCTGCAGCCACATCAAGCCGCGGGTCTCCGTTTCATCCAGAAACCCCACCAGTTTAGCCTGACGGAAAACCGCTACCCCAACCATTTTAACCTCTTTGGGCTTTTGTCCGTCCTCTTGGTCTTCACCCTCAATGGCAGTTGTCAGTTCTAACAGAGAAGCAGTTGCACCTGCCCCGGGTGTTACGACCTGTTTGACAAAATCCTTCAGCATCACAGCATGACCCGCCTTTGACCGGGTGAGAAACCCGATCGCCTGGGCCGGGATCTTTTCCAGTTCTGGCTCTGCTGTCAGGATCTGTTTTGCCGTTCCCCGGGCAACCATGATCCACATGAACTCTCTCGGTTGGGGACCGCGAAGGAAAAAATCAAGGACATCATCAACACCCTGGCGGGCCAGTTCTTCTCCGAGCACCAGGAAGATACAGTGTGCCCAATAGATCTCCCGGGATGATTTCAGATTTAACCGGCGTTGGGCCTCGCTAATGGTTCTCCCTCGCGCGCTGGCCACCCAGACCGGTTTGGTTTCAGACCCGCCAAGTCCCCCACCCTCCTGGCCGACAAACGTGGCCCCGGGTTTGACAATCTGAACCGTAACCTCTATTTCATCGGTTCCCGGTACCTTATCAATCCCTACCCCCATCACGATGGCCAGTTGCTTCATTCCTCGGAAGCTCCAGCAGCCGGTTTGACTAAGCAGCAAGATGGACACCAGAAAAATGGCCAACCACTTGCTCAGACGTGATTTTCCACCACTCACCAGCTACTCACTCCCCCCTCTGTCGCCGGTATCTGTGCGATGCGCTGGCGGTTTTCTGTTTTTGGCTCTGTTCGGCTGGCCGCCCGGGCTTGAGATTAGGTGCTTGCCGTTGCGGGTTCCGGTATCCGATCACCCGCGGCCGCGTCCGCATCGCCCACCAGGGGGCCCGGTTAGTAGCATCCTTCAGGTCGCGAAGCGTCAAGGGAGCCACGGGTGACAAATAAGGAACACCGAAAGAACGCAGGGAGGCCAGGTGAATAAAGATGGCAATGATTACGGCCATCACCCCAAACAGACCCAGTGTGCCACCGGCCACCATCATCGGAAAGCGCAGAAGCCGGATGCTGATGGCTGCTGAGTAGCCGGCGATGGCAAATGAACTGATGCCCGAGAGTGCCACCACGATCACCGTGGTAGGGGCAACCAGTCCTGCCCGCACCGCGGCATCGCCCATGACCAGGCCACCAACGATGCTGACGGCCTGACCGACCTGACGCGGCAAACGTACCCCGGCTTCCCGCAGGATTTCGAATACCATCTCCATCAATATCGTCTCCATAATAACGGGGAGAGGCACGGCTTCCCGCTGTCCAGCCACGCGGATCAAGAGCGGGGTAGGAAGCATCTCCTGGTGGAAGGACACGATAGCAATGTAGACTGAAGATAAGGTCAAGGCCAGCACCATGGCCAGGAAGCGCACCATCCGGATCGCCGAGCCGTAGTAGTAGCGCTCGTAGTAGTCTTCCGCCGACTGCAGCTCTGCGGTGAACAACAGCGGCACCGTCATCGCAAAAGGTGTCCCATCCACCAAAATGGCCACTTTACCCTCCAGGAGGTCGGCGCATGCTTTATCAGGCCGTTCGGTGCGCTTGATCTGTGCGAAAATTGAACCAGGGCGATCCTCAATCAATTCCTCGAGGTAACCACTCTCCAAAACACCGTCAACCTGGACCTGTTGAAGTCGTGACTTGACTTCGGCCACCAGTTTTTCGTCCGCGATTCCCCGGATGTACATGAGCGCGACATCAGTCCGGGTATAACGGCCAATTTTCAACATCATTACCTTGAGATCCGGACTTTTAATCCGTCGGCGGACTTGAGTGATATTGGTCCGCAGGGTCTCGACAAAACCCTCCCGCGGCCCCCGCACCACGCTTTCGGAGGTAGGCTCTTCAACCGATCTTGATTCCCACGCCCTGGCCCCACACAGCAGAGCCGTCGCGTAGCCATCGATCAGCAGGGCAATATCACCGTCCAGGATGCCATTGATCACATCTGGCAGGTTATGGTACTGCTCCAGTTGGTGGATTGTTAGTGCGCGTTCGACCACTGTCTCCAGGACATTGTGCGGGTTGATCCTCTCCCCTTCCTCCACCATGGAAATGTCCATCATCAGCGTTTTCATGATCTGGAAGCTGGCCTGGCCCTTGTCGATCATCCCGTCGA
The Bacillota bacterium genome window above contains:
- a CDS encoding Ger(x)C family spore germination protein — its product is MSGGKSRLSKWLAIFLVSILLLSQTGCWSFRGMKQLAIVMGVGIDKVPGTDEIEVTVQIVKPGATFVGQEGGGLGGSETKPVWVASARGRTISEAQRRLNLKSSREIYWAHCIFLVLGEELARQGVDDVLDFFLRGPQPREFMWIMVARGTAKQILTAEPELEKIPAQAIGFLTRSKAGHAVMLKDFVKQVVTPGAGATASLLELTTAIEGEDQEDGQKPKEVKMVGVAVFRQAKLVGFLDETETRGLMWLQGEVVRGVVTIPSPEKKEGRISINIYRSRTKVIPEIHDGMLKIKVEIDTEGDLAEEQGPDDASQPAVIEEINQYMASQIEERCQLALQKAQTDLQTDVFGFGEAVHRRYPQEWKLLKNRWEDEFPKVPVEVTVNAQIRRTGLMTKPIFKKIQSLKS
- a CDS encoding spore germination protein — its product is MFGFFRILKKAVTYSSRGQSKQKQRTADPGQPEQQALSKSLPTNLRQIKEILAGCADVVYREFVIAQKDEIRAVLIYVDGMIDKGQASFQIMKTLMMDISMVEEGERINPHNVLETVVERALTIHQLEQYHNLPDVINGILDGDIALLIDGYATALLCGARAWESRSVEEPTSESVVRGPREGFVETLRTNITQVRRRIKSPDLKVMMLKIGRYTRTDVALMYIRGIADEKLVAEVKSRLQQVQVDGVLESGYLEELIEDRPGSIFAQIKRTERPDKACADLLEGKVAILVDGTPFAMTVPLLFTAELQSAEDYYERYYYGSAIRMVRFLAMVLALTLSSVYIAIVSFHQEMLPTPLLIRVAGQREAVPLPVIMETILMEMVFEILREAGVRLPRQVGQAVSIVGGLVMGDAAVRAGLVAPTTVIVVALSGISSFAIAGYSAAISIRLLRFPMMVAGGTLGLFGVMAVIIAIFIHLASLRSFGVPYLSPVAPLTLRDLKDATNRAPWWAMRTRPRVIGYRNPQRQAPNLKPGRPAEQSQKQKTASASHRYRRQRGE